A stretch of the Sorangium aterium genome encodes the following:
- a CDS encoding LLM class flavin-dependent oxidoreductase: MLEVAARAARGSTVVARTLKLGAFMRPVSIHTGAWRYPGAYPDANFNFAHLKRFAQRLEQARFDAFFMADHLAVLNMPLNALARSHTVTSFEPFTLLSALAGATEHIGLVATASTTFDQPFHVARRFASLDHLSGGRAGWNIVTTANPDAALNFGLTEHVEHDERYRRAREFFDVVTGLWDSFADDAFVRDVEAGIYFDAARLHVLDHRGKHYSVRGPLNIARPVQGWPVIVQAGASEAGRQLAAETAEVVFAAQSTLEGARRFYADVKGRLERLGRHPDTLKILPGALVVVGDTVQEAQEKRARLDSLVHFDSSIASLSIALGCDASRFDPDAPLPEIPPTNAGQSGRERAIELARRERLTVRQLAQRLGGFGGLAFVGTPGTIADQMEEWLVQNGCDGFNIMFPYLPGGLDDFVDRVVPELQRRGLFRREYEGRTLRENLGLARPPNRFFPTAAAAR, translated from the coding sequence ATGCTCGAAGTGGCCGCTCGCGCGGCTCGGGGTTCAACGGTGGTCGCACGCACCCTGAAGCTGGGCGCGTTCATGCGCCCGGTCAGCATTCACACCGGCGCCTGGCGCTACCCAGGGGCCTACCCGGACGCGAACTTCAACTTCGCGCACCTCAAGCGCTTCGCGCAACGCCTGGAGCAGGCTCGCTTCGACGCGTTCTTCATGGCCGATCACCTGGCCGTGTTGAACATGCCGCTCAACGCCCTCGCGCGCAGCCATACGGTCACGTCGTTCGAGCCGTTCACGCTGCTCTCCGCGCTCGCCGGCGCCACCGAGCACATCGGCCTGGTGGCGACCGCGTCGACAACGTTCGATCAGCCGTTCCACGTGGCCCGGCGCTTTGCGTCCCTCGATCACCTGAGCGGCGGGCGCGCCGGCTGGAACATCGTCACCACCGCGAACCCGGACGCAGCCCTGAACTTCGGGCTCACCGAGCACGTCGAGCACGACGAGCGCTACCGGCGCGCGCGCGAGTTCTTCGACGTGGTCACCGGGCTCTGGGACAGCTTCGCCGACGATGCGTTCGTGCGCGACGTCGAGGCCGGGATCTACTTCGACGCGGCGCGCCTGCACGTCCTGGATCACCGGGGCAAGCACTACTCGGTGCGCGGTCCCTTGAACATCGCGCGCCCGGTCCAGGGCTGGCCGGTGATCGTGCAGGCGGGCGCCTCGGAAGCAGGCCGGCAGCTCGCGGCCGAGACCGCAGAGGTCGTGTTCGCGGCGCAATCCACGCTGGAAGGCGCGCGCCGCTTCTACGCCGACGTCAAGGGCAGGCTGGAGCGCCTGGGGCGGCACCCCGACACGCTCAAGATCTTGCCGGGCGCGCTGGTCGTCGTGGGGGACACCGTCCAGGAGGCGCAGGAGAAGCGCGCGCGGCTCGACAGCCTCGTGCACTTCGACAGCAGCATCGCCTCGCTCTCGATCGCGCTCGGCTGCGACGCATCGCGGTTCGATCCGGACGCGCCGCTCCCCGAGATCCCGCCCACGAACGCCGGCCAGAGCGGGCGCGAACGCGCGATCGAGCTGGCGCGTCGAGAAAGGCTGACGGTGCGGCAGCTCGCGCAGCGCCTCGGCGGCTTCGGGGGGCTCGCGTTCGTCGGCACGCCCGGGACCATCGCGGACCAGATGGAAGAGTGGCTGGTCCAGAACGGCTGCGACGGCTTCAACATCATGTTCCCCTACTTGCCGGGCGGCCTCGACGATTTCGTCGATCGCGTCGTCCCCGAGCTCCAGCGCCGGGGCCTGTTCCGGCGTGAGTACGAAGGGCGAACGCTGCGCGAGAACCTGGGGCTCGCGCGGCCCCCCAACCGCTTCTTTCCGACCGCCGCCGCGGCGCGCTGA
- a CDS encoding alpha/beta hydrolase, whose translation MRHPSAAPLRLRLLLSIGVVLPAGPGCSREPAPAPPAGSAAARPSSETPSAGPVAPPPPVGAPGSTIRGEIAGVRYLEHMTGGARPDERVPMIVALHPMGGDPADFLQLLRRYRRRARLILPYGHPSGGMYIWYDSVSDDVAAPLVTREADRIAAALAALVAARPTVGQPLVTGFSQGGIMTFALAVTHPEALAAAFPISGLLPPSLYPSAALSSGPRPATLPPVTAFHGASDLAVPTRGARASIAELRLAGYTAELREYAGVEHDTSDEEVGEILERMGRAADGLGNAAPAP comes from the coding sequence ATGCGCCACCCGTCGGCCGCTCCCCTTCGCTTGCGCCTGCTCCTCTCCATCGGCGTGGTCCTCCCGGCGGGGCCTGGATGCAGCCGCGAGCCGGCGCCGGCTCCCCCAGCGGGATCGGCGGCCGCGCGTCCGTCGTCGGAGACGCCGTCAGCGGGGCCGGTCGCGCCTCCGCCGCCGGTGGGAGCGCCGGGGAGCACCATCCGGGGCGAGATCGCGGGCGTGCGCTACCTCGAGCACATGACGGGCGGGGCGCGACCCGACGAGCGGGTGCCTATGATCGTCGCGCTGCACCCCATGGGCGGGGACCCCGCGGACTTCCTACAGCTGCTCCGGCGCTACCGCCGCCGCGCCCGGCTCATCCTCCCGTACGGCCACCCGAGCGGCGGGATGTACATCTGGTACGACTCCGTCAGCGACGACGTCGCCGCCCCCCTGGTCACGCGAGAAGCAGATCGGATCGCCGCCGCGCTCGCCGCCCTGGTAGCCGCCCGCCCCACTGTCGGCCAGCCCCTCGTCACCGGCTTCTCGCAGGGCGGCATCATGACCTTTGCCCTGGCGGTCACCCACCCCGAGGCGCTGGCGGCCGCCTTCCCCATCAGCGGTCTGCTCCCGCCGTCGCTCTACCCGTCGGCGGCGCTGAGCTCGGGGCCGCGCCCGGCGACGCTTCCGCCGGTCACCGCCTTCCACGGCGCCTCCGACCTGGCGGTGCCGACCCGAGGCGCGCGCGCCTCGATCGCCGAGCTGCGGCTCGCCGGGTACACCGCGGAGCTGCGCGAGTACGCCGGGGTCGAGCACGACACCTCCGACGAGGAAGTGGGCGAGATCTTGGAGCGGATGGGGCGGGCCGCCGACGGCCTCGGGAACGCGGCGCCGGCGCCTTGA
- a CDS encoding glycoside hydrolase family 28 protein — MNLSTMMGLAVGVSLAFGAGCSGTGDDGGGGTSSGGTVIPPGSGGGTAGGGAGTGGGAGTGGGEVGGNGAGGSGSATNAGGSAADGGATSGSGGETGGGSGGETGGGGSGGAAPIDCDSGGAVMTYPTLPGASESPLYTVTANGAAQFVEKMTKFGQEMQVHYAHFGVASGCKATVAVTVNGGFSSYTLSPKSRMLSATKNGDTLTFDSGPNYLILQIASKELLFVLIDDQEIDPPKLGDADVKSLADYGVDNTGAALVTSKVQSAIDAASGSAQNILYVPPGRYKTGELWLKSNMTMYLAAGAILDGSTSTGDYNGTGAPAVENTSHGVVHMNKVSNTKILGRGVIDGNGSKIRGTNNDTPSFKINTLRIDDSTDVLVDGIVVRDPVFWNTLIFDSDKVTIQNFKVINRRPTTTAYNQTDGVDFDCSTNGKLYNAFIYSGDDSMSPKREQEGKLDTKAITYEKVVAYSNSAATKIGTKTYGQVIEDITFKDLDIVKAGRALGINADDTAVIQNITWQDVRVETVDGRIIDFEEDATATWRNAPNRATVKEVFINNVASAVNKEIYIHGKSSTVNFNGIHFDNFTIQGNKVTGRNGWNVNQYVSNITFK; from the coding sequence ATGAACCTTTCTACCATGATGGGCCTCGCAGTGGGCGTCTCGTTGGCTTTCGGAGCAGGCTGCTCTGGAACCGGCGATGACGGCGGAGGCGGAACGAGCAGCGGCGGCACGGTCATTCCTCCAGGTTCGGGCGGCGGCACAGCCGGCGGAGGAGCGGGCACCGGCGGAGGAGCGGGCACCGGCGGAGGTGAGGTCGGCGGCAATGGCGCAGGCGGAAGCGGCAGTGCGACCAACGCGGGCGGCAGTGCCGCGGATGGTGGGGCTACCTCGGGTTCGGGCGGTGAGACGGGTGGAGGCTCGGGCGGTGAGACGGGTGGTGGAGGCTCCGGCGGGGCCGCGCCCATCGATTGCGATTCCGGCGGGGCAGTGATGACCTACCCTACCCTTCCGGGCGCCTCCGAGAGCCCGCTCTATACGGTGACGGCCAACGGGGCGGCGCAATTCGTCGAAAAGATGACCAAGTTTGGCCAGGAGATGCAGGTGCACTACGCCCACTTCGGCGTGGCAAGCGGCTGCAAGGCGACCGTCGCCGTCACGGTGAACGGCGGCTTCAGCTCCTACACCTTGAGCCCGAAGAGCCGAATGCTGTCGGCGACCAAAAACGGTGACACGCTCACCTTCGACAGCGGGCCCAACTACTTGATCCTGCAGATCGCCTCGAAGGAATTGCTGTTCGTCCTCATTGACGACCAAGAGATCGATCCGCCGAAATTGGGCGACGCCGACGTGAAGAGCCTCGCAGACTACGGCGTGGACAACACGGGCGCAGCGCTCGTCACCTCCAAGGTGCAGTCCGCCATCGACGCCGCCTCCGGATCCGCGCAGAACATCCTCTACGTGCCTCCGGGACGCTACAAGACCGGGGAGTTGTGGCTGAAGAGCAACATGACCATGTATCTGGCGGCCGGCGCCATCCTGGACGGTTCGACCAGCACGGGCGACTACAATGGCACGGGCGCACCGGCCGTCGAAAACACCTCCCACGGCGTGGTTCACATGAACAAGGTGAGCAACACGAAGATCCTCGGTCGGGGGGTGATCGACGGCAACGGCTCGAAGATCCGTGGCACCAACAACGATACACCCTCTTTCAAGATCAACACCCTCCGGATCGACGACAGCACGGACGTGTTGGTCGACGGCATCGTCGTGCGCGATCCAGTCTTCTGGAACACGCTGATCTTCGACAGCGACAAGGTGACCATCCAGAACTTCAAGGTGATCAATCGCCGCCCCACCACAACAGCTTACAACCAAACCGACGGAGTGGACTTCGACTGCTCCACGAACGGTAAGCTCTACAACGCCTTCATCTACAGCGGTGATGACAGCATGTCGCCGAAGCGCGAGCAAGAAGGCAAGCTGGACACCAAGGCCATCACCTATGAGAAGGTGGTTGCCTACAGCAACTCAGCGGCGACGAAGATCGGAACCAAGACCTACGGCCAGGTGATCGAGGATATCACCTTCAAAGACCTCGACATCGTCAAGGCCGGCCGGGCCCTCGGGATCAACGCGGACGACACCGCTGTCATCCAGAACATCACCTGGCAGGACGTCAGGGTCGAGACGGTCGACGGCAGGATCATCGACTTCGAAGAAGATGCAACGGCAACCTGGCGCAACGCTCCCAACCGGGCCACGGTCAAGGAAGTGTTCATCAACAATGTTGCCTCTGCCGTGAACAAAGAGATCTACATTCACGGCAAGTCGAGCACCGTGAACTTCAATGGGATTCACTTCGACAATTTCACCATCCAGGGCAACAAGGTCACGGGTCGAAACGGCTGGAACGTGAACCAGTACGTGTCCAACATCACGTTCAAGTGA